The genomic window ACGATGTCGGCGGCCTCGTAGGCGATCTCCTCGTCGTCGTCGTCTTTCGCCGCGAGAACGAGCTCGGTCGTCTCCTCGCCGAGTTTCTCCAGCACCGCGTTCTCGCCCTTCTCGTGGGTGAACAGCGAGGCGGTGTAGGAGTCCTCGGGCAGCGTTTCCTTGCGATCCTCGATCACGGCGAACAGCTCCGCGAGCGTGTCGTCCATCTACATGTCACCCGATACGTTGCGAATATCCTCGAGTTGCTCGAACTTTTCGCTCTCGTCGCGGCCGTCGTCGAAGACGTCCTCGGTGACCTCGATCTCGGCGTTCGTGCGGGCCGCGAGCGCCAGCGAGTCGCTCGGTCTGGCGTCGATGACGGTCTCGCCGCGGGGCGTCTGGACGTGGAGATCGGCGATGTAGGTCCCGCCCTGGCCGTCCTCGCGCTGCTCGATCTCGTTGATGACGACGCGATCGATGCGGCTGCCCAGCTCCTCCATCACGTCGAGCAGGAGGTCGTGGGTCAGCGGCCGACCGATGTCGTCGGCCTCGAGGCCGCGGGCGATGCTCGTCGCCTCGTTGAAGCCGATGAAGATCGGGATCACGTCGTCCTCGCCGTCGACGGCGAGGACCACTACCGGAACCGGTCCCTCCGGGGTTCCCGCGACCCGAACGGCGTCGATAGAAGCCTGCATATCGTGACCCTCGCGTGCGAGGGAGAAAACATGTCCGGTCGCGAATGCATGCACGCGAATGAATCCCCACCGGCGCTCGAGCGCCGCGCTTCCGGTCGGCGTACTGGTCGAGCGCCGTACTCCGGCCGTCGGCCGTTCGGTGGTCACTCGACTCGAGGCGGGTACGCGTGCGTTCAGCCGTCCCACATCGTCGGCGCACTCGCTCTCCGGAGCGTCGGAGCGACGTCGACGGTTCGCTCGAGCGATCGCTCTCGGTGAGTTGTGGATAGAAGAAACGAAGTCACGTGCTGCCGCTTCTCAACGACACTGTGAGTCCGTAATTAGTTGCGGACGACGTTCGTCGCGCGGGGGCCCTTGGGAGCCTGTTCGATGTCGAATTCGATCTCGGTTCCTTCCGTGAGGTCCTCGCCGCCAACGTCTTCCATGTGGAAGAACACGTCGTCGTCGGAGTCGTCAGTCTCGATGAAACCGTAGCCGCCTGTGTCGTTGAAGAAGTCAACCTTACCGTTTGCCATTGCGACTAAACGAAGACGGAATACACGGTTAAGTGTTCCGCATTCGTTCGGAAAATGCCGAATCTGGTGTTCGAATATTTCTTAGACGCGCTATTGAGCCACATTTTGTTCATGCACTGTCGGTTGTGCGGGCAATAGCTTCCGATCCGTCGGACTCGCCCGGAGCTTCTGTGGAATCCCCAGTTCGAGCGATCCACCACGAACCGGCCGTCGGCCCCGGTATCGGGACGCGTCTCCCAACGAGGCTTTACGTCTCCTCCGACTGCTAGGTCCTGTGGATTCTAACGATGTTCGGCGTCAGTGGGCGGAGCGGTCCGGCGAGTACTCACCGGAATACTACGCCTACTACGGTCCGAACGAGACGAGCGACGTTATTCTCCGGACCCTCGAGCGATTCGTCGATCGAACCGCGCCGGTTCTGGAACTCGGCTGCAGTTCGGGCCGTCATCTCTCGCACCTCTACGAGAACGGATTCGATTCTCCGGTGGGAATCGAACTCAACGCCGACGCGTTCGACGTCATGGCGGACCACTATCCCGACCTCGCCGCCGACGGGGAGTTCTATCACGCCGCGATCGAGGACGTCGTCCGCGAGTTCGACGACGACCAGTTCGGTGCGGTCTACTCGGTCGAGACGCTCCAGCACCTCCATCCCGACGCCGAGTGGGTCTTCGAGGAACTGGTCCGGATCACGGACGACCTCCTCATCACCGTGGAAAACGAGGGGGAACTCGAGCGGGACGCGACCGACCAGAGCGATACCGAACGGTCCGACCTCGAACGGAACGCGACCGGTCACGCGGAACCGACCGAACCAGAAGACGTGAGTTACGTCAACGACGACTTCCCGCTCTACTACCGCGACTGGAGCGCGATCTTCACCGAGCTGGGCTTCGACGAGGTCGACGTCCAGACGGGCAAGCGGGACACCATCCGCACGTTTCGACCGGCGGCCGCGTCCGATCGCTGACTGTCGCTCTCCGATTCGAGTCGATTTCGGTTCGTTCTGGCTCCCAGGCCGTTCTCGCCGTCGGTCCGTTCCTCGCTTCTGTCGTCTGCTCTCTCGAGCGACCGGATCGAACCCGCTCTGCTCGTTGCGAACCCGCGGGTCGCGACCCGCGACCGCGCTCAGTTCGCTAGCGGCTCGACGGCGATGCGTCCGCCGCTCGAGACGGTCACCTGACAGCCCTCGTAGTCGAAGGAAACTTCGACGGGCCGGTCTCGATCGGCGGTCACGAGGTCGGCGAGGGCTTCGGGGTCGACGGTCCCGTAGAGCGGTGCCATCGCGGTGGGATCGCAGTTCGTGACGGCCGAGACGGCCTCGACGACCGCGACGACCGTGTCGGTCCCGTCATCGAATCGACTGTGAAACGTTCCAGCGGTGGGATCGTACCCCGTGCTCTCATCACTGATCGGTCGGGACGCGGGAGGCCCAGTGTGTGCCGTCTCTTCGCTCATTGCTACCAGTATCGCAGATACGGTGGTAAGCGGTGCCACTGACTAGTCAGTGTTCGCCCGTGCGGACTCCTCGAAGAGGTGGCGGCAGACGGTTCGCTCTGCCTTCCGAAGGTGTTGGTTGAAGGTCTGGCGGGTGACGCCGAACCGGTCGGCGAGCTCGTCGCCGGTGCTCGTCCGCGGCGTGTCGAAGTAACCGCTGTAGTACGCGGCGTCGAGCGCCGCCAACTGCCGGTCGGTGAGCGCGTCGGCGACGATGTCGTAGAGCAGTTGGGGCGAGTAGACGAGTTCCTCGGACACCAGTTCGACGGTGTCGTGAAATCGTCGGATCTCGTCGGCGGCCTGCCGGTGGTCCACGTCGCCGGGCAGCTCGCCGCGGAACCTGACCTCGTCGGAAGCGACGACGATCTCGCGGGGGCGGCCGCCGAGCGCCGAGAACACGTGGGCGACCGTCTCCGATTCCGAGTGCGCTTCGATGCGGTGGTAGCCGTCGACGGAGCTGAGCAACCGCGCGTCGAGGTAGTGGGGAACCTCTTCGACGGCAGTGATGAAGTCGCTCGCGGAGCGGTCCGACGTGCCCATGTACTGGACGGTGGTTCCGTCGGGCAGCGAGACGACGGAGTCGATTTCGATCCGCGTCCGCCCGTCCTCGACCCGAAGCGAGGGCGGGACCGCCGACTCGTCCGCGCGGAACTCGACCAGTCGGACGTGGTCGCTGGTCAATCGCTTCTCGCGTCGCTTCAACGCCGTCACGTCCTCGAAGGCTACGACGACGTACTCGACGGCACCGTCCTCGTCGAACAGCGGAGCGGCGTTGCTCGAGAACCACCGCTCGCTCCCGTCCGGGCGTTCGATCCAGTGTTCGAACCCGAACCAGGGCTCGCCCGATTCGAAGACGCGCACGACGGGGTGGTCGTCCGCGGAGACGGGCGTTCCGTCGTCGTAGGTGATGCGCCACTCGGACGGCTCGTACGGTCGGTCGACGAGGTCCTCGCGCGAGCGTCCGAGCAGCTCCGACGCGCGGTCGTTAGCGTCGACGATCGTCCCCGTCGAATCGATTACGACGGTACCGATCGGACACGCGTCGAAGACCCGTCGCGCGAGGTCCGCGGGCGGCGTTCCCGTCGACTCGTTCTCGGTCGTCCCCGACCCGGACGAGTCGTCGTGAACGTCGCCTGCCGGCGTGTCCGTCATCGCGTTCCCGTCCGCCCGCCGTCCGCGGACGTCGTCTCGAGGCGAGCGCTCGACGTCTCGGTCGGTCGATGCTGGCTCATAGCGTCGGTAGGGGATCGACGGATAAATGCGTACCACTGGTCGTATCGGTTTGCCGGCGCTGTCAGCCCCGTTCCGTCACGTCGACCGATGCCGGTCCGCCGGGAAGATCCGCTCCGGGAGATACGCGGAGACGACCCAATTCGGGGCGTTGACGACCTCGTTGATCTTCAAATCGACGGCGGCCGAGCAGAGGATATAGGCCTCGCTCCGCTCGAGCCCGCGTTCGTCCCGCAGGTGATCGACCATGTTCCGGACGGCGGCTCTGGCGGCCTCCCGCAGGTCGTCGGCGATCCCCGTCGTCCCGTACATCGGCTCGTCTCGACCGCTCGAGGTGAACGGGCCCGTCGTCTCGAACTGCGGCTGGTCGATCGACAGGTCCGACCGGAGGTCGAACCGACAGGTGACCGTCATCGGCGTCTCGATGCCGTTTCCGCAGACCTCGCCGTCGCCCTGGGCGGCGTGGCCGTCGCCGATGCTGAACAGGGCGTCCTCGACCGCGACGGGGAGGTACAGCGTCGACCCCGCCGTGAGCTGTTTGATGTCCACGTTCCCGCCGACCGACCGCGGCGG from Haloterrigena sp. KLK7 includes these protein-coding regions:
- the hisE gene encoding phosphoribosyl-ATP diphosphatase; protein product: MDDTLAELFAVIEDRKETLPEDSYTASLFTHEKGENAVLEKLGEETTELVLAAKDDDDEEIAYEAADIVYHLLVLLSMKEMSLEDLESELEARR
- a CDS encoding bifunctional nuclease family protein, which produces MQASIDAVRVAGTPEGPVPVVVLAVDGEDDVIPIFIGFNEATSIARGLEADDIGRPLTHDLLLDVMEELGSRIDRVVINEIEQREDGQGGTYIADLHVQTPRGETVIDARPSDSLALAARTNAEIEVTEDVFDDGRDESEKFEQLEDIRNVSGDM
- a CDS encoding cold-shock protein, with protein sequence MANGKVDFFNDTGGYGFIETDDSDDDVFFHMEDVGGEDLTEGTEIEFDIEQAPKGPRATNVVRN
- a CDS encoding class I SAM-dependent methyltransferase, whose amino-acid sequence is MDSNDVRRQWAERSGEYSPEYYAYYGPNETSDVILRTLERFVDRTAPVLELGCSSGRHLSHLYENGFDSPVGIELNADAFDVMADHYPDLAADGEFYHAAIEDVVREFDDDQFGAVYSVETLQHLHPDAEWVFEELVRITDDLLITVENEGELERDATDQSDTERSDLERNATGHAEPTEPEDVSYVNDDFPLYYRDWSAIFTELGFDEVDVQTGKRDTIRTFRPAAASDR
- a CDS encoding HalOD1 output domain-containing protein, whose translation is MSEETAHTGPPASRPISDESTGYDPTAGTFHSRFDDGTDTVVAVVEAVSAVTNCDPTAMAPLYGTVDPEALADLVTADRDRPVEVSFDYEGCQVTVSSGGRIAVEPLAN
- a CDS encoding bacterio-opsin activator domain-containing protein; the protein is MTDTPAGDVHDDSSGSGTTENESTGTPPADLARRVFDACPIGTVVIDSTGTIVDANDRASELLGRSREDLVDRPYEPSEWRITYDDGTPVSADDHPVVRVFESGEPWFGFEHWIERPDGSERWFSSNAAPLFDEDGAVEYVVVAFEDVTALKRREKRLTSDHVRLVEFRADESAVPPSLRVEDGRTRIEIDSVVSLPDGTTVQYMGTSDRSASDFITAVEEVPHYLDARLLSSVDGYHRIEAHSESETVAHVFSALGGRPREIVVASDEVRFRGELPGDVDHRQAADEIRRFHDTVELVSEELVYSPQLLYDIVADALTDRQLAALDAAYYSGYFDTPRTSTGDELADRFGVTRQTFNQHLRKAERTVCRHLFEESARANTD
- a CDS encoding acetamidase/formamidase family protein, with the protein product MSSERGRPDHEIDATDETIHSAWDNGLEPVRTIEPGDVVRFTCTDSTGGQLGPDSTVADVADLDIDRVHSLTGPVAIEGARPGDVLEVELLEVEHGDWGFTLVLPGEAELGLLADEFPEPALHVWDLADGVGRFANGIEVPLDPFPGIMGVAPAEDGAHETFPPRSVGGNVDIKQLTAGSTLYLPVAVEDALFSIGDGHAAQGDGEVCGNGIETPMTVTCRFDLRSDLSIDQPQFETTGPFTSSGRDEPMYGTTGIADDLREAARAAVRNMVDHLRDERGLERSEAYILCSAAVDLKINEVVNAPNWVVSAYLPERIFPADRHRST